In Companilactobacillus allii, one genomic interval encodes:
- the rplX gene encoding 50S ribosomal protein L24, translating into MFVKTGDNVKIISGDSKGKEGVVKQAIPSANKVIVEGVNVVKKHSKPSNTQPQGGIVDVEKPISATNVKVVSKSTDKEDK; encoded by the coding sequence GTGTTTGTAAAAACTGGAGACAACGTTAAAATTATTTCTGGTGATAGCAAAGGCAAAGAAGGCGTAGTTAAACAAGCTATCCCTTCAGCCAACAAAGTTATCGTCGAAGGCGTAAACGTCGTAAAGAAACACTCTAAGCCAAGTAATACACAACCCCAAGGCGGAATCGTTGACGTTGAGAAACCTATTAGCGCAACTAACGTTAAAGTTGTAAGTAAATCAACTGACAAAGAAGATAAATAA
- the rplN gene encoding 50S ribosomal protein L14 — translation MIQQESRLKVADNSGAREILTIKVLGGSNRKTANIGDVIVATVKQATPGGVVKKGDVVKAVIVRTVSGAHRTDGSYIRFDENAAVIINADKTPRGTRIFGPVARELRDNDFMKIVSLAPEVL, via the coding sequence GTGATTCAACAAGAAAGTCGTCTAAAAGTTGCAGATAATTCTGGAGCTCGTGAAATTCTAACTATTAAAGTTCTTGGTGGTTCAAACCGTAAGACAGCTAATATCGGAGACGTTATTGTTGCTACTGTCAAACAAGCAACACCAGGTGGCGTTGTTAAAAAAGGTGACGTTGTTAAGGCTGTTATCGTAAGAACAGTGTCCGGTGCTCACCGTACAGATGGTTCTTACATCAGATTTGATGAGAACGCTGCGGTTATTATTAACGCTGACAAGACACCTAGAGGAACTCGTATCTTCGGACCCGTTGCTCGTGAACTACGTGATAACGATTTTATGAAGATCGTCTCATTAGCACCAGAAGTGCTATAA
- the rpsQ gene encoding 30S ribosomal protein S17 — translation MSEKQESRNSRKVYQGRVVSDKMDKTIVVVVETYKNHPVYKKRVKYSKKYYVQDEKNEAKTGDVVRIMETRPLSKTKRFRLLEIVEKAVII, via the coding sequence TTGAGCGAAAAACAAGAAAGCCGTAACAGCCGTAAAGTATATCAAGGCCGCGTTGTATCAGACAAGATGGACAAAACTATCGTAGTTGTTGTTGAAACATACAAGAACCACCCTGTATACAAGAAGCGTGTTAAGTATTCAAAGAAGTACTACGTTCAAGATGAAAAGAACGAAGCAAAGACTGGCGATGTTGTACGTATCATGGAAACTCGACCTTTGTCAAAGACAAAGCGCTTCCGTTTATTAGAAATCGTCGAAAAAGCAGTTATTATCTAG
- the rpmC gene encoding 50S ribosomal protein L29: MKASEIKELTAAQLQDKVNEYKEELFNLRFQQATGQLENTARLKAVRKNIARLRTVQSQKNNEN; the protein is encoded by the coding sequence ATGAAGGCTAGTGAAATCAAAGAGCTAACTGCTGCTCAATTGCAAGATAAAGTTAACGAATATAAAGAAGAATTGTTCAACTTGCGTTTCCAACAGGCCACTGGCCAATTGGAAAACACAGCCCGTTTAAAGGCTGTTAGAAAAAACATTGCAAGATTAAGAACGGTTCAAAGTCAAAAGAATAACGAAAACTAA
- the rplP gene encoding 50S ribosomal protein L16, which produces MLVPKRVKHRREFRGKMRGEAKGGKNVDFGDYGLKSLDSSWISNRQIEAARVAMTRYMKRGGKVWIKIFPHKSYTAKGVGVRMGNGKGAPAGWVAPVKREKVLFEIGGVPEEVAREALRLASHKLPVRTKFVKREEVGGADEG; this is translated from the coding sequence ATGCTAGTACCAAAACGTGTAAAACACCGTCGTGAATTCCGTGGCAAGATGCGCGGAGAAGCTAAGGGTGGTAAGAATGTTGATTTTGGTGATTACGGTTTGAAGTCACTTGACTCAAGTTGGATCTCAAATAGACAAATTGAAGCAGCCCGTGTTGCTATGACTCGTTACATGAAGCGTGGTGGTAAGGTTTGGATTAAAATCTTCCCTCATAAATCATACACTGCAAAAGGTGTCGGAGTTCGTATGGGTAATGGTAAAGGTGCACCTGCTGGTTGGGTAGCTCCTGTAAAGCGTGAAAAAGTCTTATTCGAAATCGGTGGCGTTCCTGAAGAGGTAGCCCGCGAAGCATTGAGACTTGCATCTCACAAATTACCAGTTAGAACTAAGTTCGTAAAACGTGAGGAAGTAGGTGGCGCTGATGAAGGCTAG